The following are from one region of the Leptospira selangorensis genome:
- a CDS encoding type III pantothenate kinase, protein MILVIDVGNTNTVFGIYKNGSKEPIFHRRTVTRRDRTSDEMGLYLKGFLREFEIDSSQIVGGIYSSVVPTLNPIIERMIQDWFQIEPIRVQYQMKLPFGIKYPRPFEIGADRLVNAAAAVKDHPGKSIIIDLGTATTFCVVDDTPDYLGGVIAPGLKGSMDALTRNTAQLPPIVFQAPSKILGDSTIESIQAGFFFGWIGLLEGIIKEVKAAHGNDYKVIGTGGLVTTIHAANPKIFDKIEPLLTLRGLQILYEDNAK, encoded by the coding sequence ATGATCCTAGTAATCGACGTTGGGAATACCAACACTGTCTTCGGTATTTATAAGAACGGTTCCAAAGAGCCGATTTTCCATAGAAGAACAGTTACTCGAAGAGATAGAACTTCCGACGAAATGGGACTTTATCTCAAAGGTTTCCTCCGAGAATTTGAGATAGATAGTAGCCAAATCGTCGGCGGAATTTATTCTTCTGTGGTTCCTACGTTGAATCCTATCATAGAAAGAATGATACAGGATTGGTTCCAGATAGAACCTATCAGAGTTCAGTATCAAATGAAACTTCCTTTTGGGATAAAATATCCCAGACCTTTCGAGATAGGCGCAGATAGATTAGTAAATGCTGCTGCTGCAGTAAAAGATCATCCAGGAAAATCGATCATCATAGATTTAGGAACTGCTACTACATTCTGCGTAGTGGATGATACTCCTGATTATTTGGGAGGAGTGATTGCTCCAGGACTAAAAGGTTCTATGGATGCTTTGACTAGAAATACTGCACAATTACCTCCTATCGTATTCCAAGCTCCTTCTAAAATATTAGGAGATTCTACTATAGAATCTATACAGGCAGGATTTTTCTTTGGATGGATCGGCCTTTTAGAAGGGATTATAAAAGAAGTCAAAGCCGCTCATGGAAATGATTATAAAGTGATCGGGACCGGTGGACTCGTAACCACTATTCACGCAGCGAATCCTAAAATTTTTGATAAAATAGAACCCCTACTTACTTTAAGGGGACTACAAATATTATACGAAGATAATGCAAAATGA
- a CDS encoding biotin--[acetyl-CoA-carboxylase] ligase, whose translation MSFQLLDPEKGIYLSEAGSTNTILKGKEFPPGSWILADFQSSGRGRKGKTWSILGDEPFIFSGKFSSDSNLSSPGLFSLYVGVAVAKAILSVYPSASKKDLRIKWPNDIYLNGKKVCGILIETEKEGEVWDWILGIGANLYGTEIPDYLSDAGFITGDQNEKGRRARFLETLLPLLNDAVLAISDGEKRIEFINEKLLWKGETIAWTESGEQKIATLLGVNEEGKLLARTSVGNMVEFIDSPEDFRSLG comes from the coding sequence ATGTCGTTTCAATTATTGGATCCCGAAAAGGGAATATATCTCTCAGAAGCAGGTTCCACGAATACCATCCTAAAAGGAAAGGAATTCCCACCAGGATCCTGGATCCTAGCGGATTTTCAATCTTCCGGACGGGGCAGAAAAGGAAAAACCTGGAGTATTTTGGGAGACGAACCCTTCATTTTTTCAGGCAAATTCTCCTCTGATTCCAACCTATCTTCTCCCGGACTATTCTCCTTGTATGTTGGGGTCGCGGTAGCAAAGGCGATTTTGTCCGTATATCCTTCTGCCAGTAAAAAAGATCTTAGGATCAAATGGCCGAACGATATCTATTTAAATGGAAAAAAAGTCTGCGGTATATTGATAGAAACGGAAAAAGAAGGAGAAGTTTGGGATTGGATCTTGGGAATAGGGGCCAATCTTTATGGCACTGAAATTCCGGATTACCTGAGTGATGCAGGATTTATCACTGGTGATCAAAATGAAAAAGGAAGAAGGGCCCGATTTTTAGAAACATTACTTCCTCTTCTGAATGATGCAGTATTAGCAATTTCAGATGGAGAAAAAAGAATAGAGTTCATCAACGAAAAACTTCTCTGGAAAGGAGAAACGATTGCCTGGACGGAAAGTGGAGAGCAAAAAATCGCAACTTTGTTGGGAGTAAATGAAGAAGGAAAATTATTAGCCCGGACCTCGGTCGGAAACATGGTCGAATTCATTGACAGCCCCGAGGATTTCAGGTCCTTGGGATAG